The Streptomyces tendae genome has a window encoding:
- a CDS encoding urease accessory protein UreF, translating to MSRAALLVLADGRFPAGGHAHSGGAEAAVHAGRITGAASLEDFCRGRLHTTGRVAAALAASAALGVDPAALDAAADARTPSPALRTAARRLGRQLLRAARATWPGDELDELARRFPKGAHQPVVLGVAARAAGLGPQDAAHCALYESVGGPATATVRLLGLDPFDATGVLARLAPEADELAAAAVAAARRVAHEGTDALPATSSPLLEVYAEAHAARSGRLFAS from the coding sequence ATGTCCAGAGCAGCACTGCTCGTCCTGGCCGACGGACGGTTCCCCGCCGGAGGGCACGCCCACTCCGGCGGGGCGGAGGCCGCCGTCCACGCCGGGCGGATCACCGGGGCGGCGAGCCTGGAGGATTTCTGCCGGGGACGGCTGCACACCACGGGCCGGGTGGCGGCCGCGCTCGCAGCGTCCGCCGCCCTGGGCGTGGACCCGGCGGCCCTGGACGCGGCCGCCGACGCCCGCACCCCCTCGCCCGCGCTGCGCACCGCGGCCCGCAGGCTGGGCCGGCAGTTGCTGCGGGCCGCTCGCGCCACCTGGCCGGGCGACGAACTGGACGAGCTGGCCCGTCGGTTCCCCAAGGGGGCGCACCAGCCGGTGGTGCTCGGGGTCGCCGCCCGGGCGGCCGGGCTCGGCCCGCAGGACGCGGCGCACTGCGCGCTCTACGAGAGCGTCGGCGGGCCCGCGACCGCGACGGTACGGCTGCTCGGGCTCGACCCGTTCGACGCGACGGGGGTCCTCGCCCGGCTCGCGCCGGAGGCGGACGAGCTCGCGGCGGCGGCCGTAGCGGCGGCCCGCCGCGTCGCGCACGAGGGGACCGACGCGCTGCCCGCGACGTCCTCCCCGCTGCTGGAGGTGTACGCCGAGGCCCACGCGGCCCGCTCCGGGCGGCTGTTCGCCTCGTGA